CGTTCATTTTCAGGACAACCATCGGAATGAGTCGGTTGGGCTTGGGAAGGACGAGCGTATGACGATCCAGGAATTCATCCGATGACATCCCCAGACCGTTTTTCATCCTGAGAAGATCGTAGGGTGTCAGCACGATCGTTACGTCGCGGCAGCACTGCGTAAAGCAGGGAACTTCGGGAGAACAGTCGAACTGGAAGGTGAAATCCGGGTCCATCCTTTCCATCTGGGGGTCGGTCTGTTTCATCTCATGCTTCATGGAATTTTTCGATCCTTTCAATCCAGGTGTTTTTCAGGAAACAAATCGCTTGACTCGAGCGTGGAGATCGATTTTCATACGGGAGCGTCGAGACCTCAACGCGCTTCTGCTGCTGTAAAATCAGCGTGTTATGCTGCTCCTTTCTGTGATTTCAGGAGGTCTATAGCAGCAAAGAAACGGAGGGGTCAACCAAATAATACGAGCAAAGGAGCAAAGGTTCTCAATGGAACGGACACTGGCGATTATCAAACCGGACGGTGTGGTCCGCAAACTTGTTGGCACGGTCATTCAGAGGCTGGAGCAGGAGGGTATCCGCGTGGCCGGAATGAAGATGATCCGTCTGACAAAAGTGCAGGCCAAAGGTTTTTACAAAGTCCACCAAGACAAGCCCTTCTTCGATAGCGTCACGGATTTCATGTCCTCAGGTCCGTGTGTTGTCATGGTTCTGGAGGGCGAGGATGTCATTGCGCACTACAGAAAAATCATGGGGGCCACGGATTTCAAAAAAGCGGCTGAGGGGACTATCAGAAGGGACTTCGCCACCGACATCGAAAAGAATGTCGTCCACGGCTCGGACTCTCCGGAGACGGCCGCTTTCGAGATCGGGTACTTTTTCAGTGCAATGGAAGTGGGTTAATCTCTGTTGAACTTGCTAAAACAGGGGGCCGCTCATTTGAGCGGCCCCCTTCGGAATAAACCGCGCTTAATCGGCATCCGTCGGTGCGGAAAGGCGGCTCAGGAAGCAGATGCGCCTTCCTCTTCGAGCTTCTTTTTCTCTGCTTTCAGATCTTCGACTTCACGCTTCAAGGATTCGACCTCGGTCTTCAGCCCGGAACCGCTCTCGTCAAAGCTTTCCGCGGCCTTTTTGTCTTTGATTTCTTCGAAGCCGAGATAAGCTGCCAGGGCGCCGCCAAGAATCAGCATAACAGGCACTGCGCCCATCAGGAGATGAAGGAAGGCTTCCCACCATAAAAAAATCCCGATGACGCCCAACACGAACGCGGCCAATCCACCAGCTAATGCGACCATTCTCCAATCCTCCTCAAAATACGTGAAAAGTGAAAAAATTCCTCCTAAGTGCGCATCACAGCTACCGACGCAGGATCAAAGGCGGCGAGATTTAGACGCCTGCCCCTTGCGGTGCACACCTTTCGTGGTCAGACAAATCAGCGTGCCAAGCGGTACAGCTCCACCGCGAGGCCAACCGCTCCCCACAAGCGGTTGAAAGACATGCGGAATGAAGCTTCAAAGCAACACGCCGATACACAGGCCTCAGACCGAGGAACCCTGCCTGTCGCCAAGCGGCAACCGGACGAACAGACTCCAACGTCTAACATTCAGAGTTACTTATACCATAAGGCTCTTGCCTTTTCAAGCGCATAATGCCAATATCGAAAATAAGGCCGGTGCCGGTGACCGGTCGCTTCTGACAGTTCGTCTTTGCATCCCCCGGCTCCGCGCCCGGTGCCTCGGACCTGGAACGGCCAAACCGGCGGGTTTGTTATGTCGTGTCTTTATGAAAATAGAGCTCACGCGGTTTTTCGCTCTTCTGAAAATTTTCATGGCCCTTCTGTCAGGCGATCCTCCGCGACGGCAAATTGAGGGGCAACGCTAGAGGCATTCTCTGAAAACCGCCGATTTTCAGTGTTTGGAAGAGATAATTATATAAAAAAGGGTAAAAATGTCGGTTTTTTCGGATTTATCGGGTTTGAATTTGTCGGCGTTTACCATTAACTTGCCTATTTACGCTTTTGGCCAGCGTAGCTCAGACGGCAGAGCAACTGACTTGTAATCAGTGGGTCGGGGGTTCGATTCCCTTCGCTGGCTCCAAGTTGGGTGGAAGCCGGTCGCAGCGATGGGCCGTGAAAGAAGCCGTTTCGAATGGAGAGGTTCCCGAGTGGTCAAAGGGAGCAGACTGTAAATCTGCCGGCGAAGCCTTCGGAGGTTCAAATCCTCCCCTCTCCACCAGCCAAGTTCCTGGAGGCCTTGTCTTGCAGGATCCCAATCGTGGTGAGCCACGCGTATCGCCTCGGATTCTTCCGCCTCTATGGATCCAAGCGGGAATAGCTCAGTTGGCTAGAGCGTCAGCCTTCCAAGCTGAGGGTCGCGGGTTCGAATCCCGTTTCCCGCTCCAAGTTGAGAAAAGCCCGATCAGGTGCCGGAGCGGTGCCGCGGGCTTGTAGTGCGCTCAAGAGGCATGGCCCTGCCGGCCTTCGAGCGCGGCCATCGGGCCGAACGCCCACGTAGCTCAGTAGG
The Desulfatiglans anilini DSM 4660 DNA segment above includes these coding regions:
- the ndk gene encoding nucleoside-diphosphate kinase, encoding MERTLAIIKPDGVVRKLVGTVIQRLEQEGIRVAGMKMIRLTKVQAKGFYKVHQDKPFFDSVTDFMSSGPCVVMVLEGEDVIAHYRKIMGATDFKKAAEGTIRRDFATDIEKNVVHGSDSPETAAFEIGYFFSAMEVG